From one Musa acuminata AAA Group cultivar baxijiao chromosome BXJ2-6, Cavendish_Baxijiao_AAA, whole genome shotgun sequence genomic stretch:
- the LOC103988912 gene encoding chaperone protein ClpD2, chloroplastic has translation MEAACSTSSSPSLLTLHSLRPSSAHRRPVAASLYPTAAGLKASSSSSSLLVEFRRRSLTSIPLLPSQRYCHRRRSRRAISAVFERFTERAIRTVMFSQREAQTHGMGIVFNQHLLLGLVAEDKSPSGFLGTGITIDRAREAVRAIWPDGIAADQATTPSSGSSTGVPFSLNSKRVFQAAVECSKNMGCKFIAPEHITIGLLNADDGSVAQVLQSLGTDLSHLASVALSRLHGELAKDGREPVASSQKIPEKSLDRKSASLRSSDKTKEKSPLAQFCVDLTALASDDLIDPVIGRDTEIQRIVQILCRRTKNNPILLGDPGVGKTAIAEGLALRIAKGEIPSFLKEKRIMSLDVGLLMAGAKERGGLESRVTGLISEVQKAGDIILFIDEVHTLIGSGSVGRGNNSSGLDIANLLKPALGRGELQCIASTTLDEHKTHFDKDKALARRFQPVLINEPSQEDAVKILLGLREKYEIHHKCTFTLEAINAAVYLSARYIPDRHLPDKAIDLIDEAGSRAHMDAFKKKKEEQISVLLKSPEEYWREIRAVQAMHDMVLANKTTDDSETLVDVKEVSEFSIPYSQDYDGQVIVGPEEIATVVSLWSGIPVQQLNADERKLLVGLDEELRKRVIGQDDAVNAISRAVKRSRVGLKDPDRPIAAMLFCGPTGVGKTELTKALAASYFGSEDAMLRLDMSEYMERHTVSKLIGSPPGYIGYGDGGTLTEAVRRRPFTVILLDEIEKAHPDIFNILLQVFEDGHLTDSQGRRVSFKNTLIVMTSNVGSEAISKGKRSIGFLIAEDTVSNSYASMKALVMEELKAYFRPELLNRIDEVVVFRSLEQTQMLAILNIMLEQVKSRLSSLGIGLEVSDAIMNLVCEQGFDRNYGARPLRRAVTQIIEDVISEAILAGDYKPGDTLTLDVDGTGNPVVNQLPDQSIHWSDATV, from the exons ATGGAGGCGGCGTGCTCGACCTCCTCTTCTCCCTCCCTCCTCACCCTGCACTCCTTACGCCCGTCCTCCGCACACCGCCGCCCCGTCGCCGCCTCTCTCTACCCCACCGCGGCCGGTTTGAAGGCCTCgagttcctcctcctccctcctggtCGAATTTCGACGCCGATCGCTTACCTCCATCCCCCTCCTCCCTTCCCAGCGGTATTGCCACCGACGGCGGTCCAGGCGGGCCATCTCGGCGGTGTTCGAGCGGTTCACGGAGCGGGCCATCAGGACCGTCATGTTCTCCCAGCGCGAGGCGCAGACCCACGGCATGGGTATCGTCTTCAACCAGCACCTCCTCCTCGGCCTCGTCGCCGAGGACAAATCTCCCAGCGGCTTCCTCGGCACCGGCATCACTATCGATCGCGCCAGGGAGGCCGTCCGGGCCATCTGGCCCGATGGGATTGCCGCTGATCAGGCCACGACGCCCTCCTCCGGGTCATCCACCGGCGTGCCCTTCTCCCTCAACAGCAAGCGGGTGTTCCAGGCCGCTGTCGAATGCTCCAAGAACATGGGCTGCAAGTTCATCGCCCCGGAGCACATCACCATCGGCCTCTTGAACGCCGATGATGGCAGCGTGGCGCAGGTCCTCCAGAG TTTGGGAACAGATCTCAGTCATTTAGCATCGGTGGCCCTATCCAGACTCCATGGGGAGCTTGCCAAGGATGGTAGAGAACCAGTGGCATCATCTCAAAAGATACCAGAGAAATCTCTTGATAGAAAATCTGCAAGTTTGAGGTCTTCAGATAAGACAAAAG AAAAAAGCCCATTAGCTCAATTCTGTGTGGATCTAACTGCTCTGGCTAGCGATGATCTCATTGATCCTGTAATTGGTCGAGATACAGAGATTCAGAGAATTGTCCAGATCCTATGCCGAAGGACAAAGAACAACCCCATTCTTTTGGGGGACCCTGGTGTTGGGAAAACTGCAATTGCTGAAGGATTGGCTCTTCGCATTGCTAAAGGAGAGATTCCTTCTTTTCTTAAG GAAAAACGTATAATGTCACTGGATGTAGGCTTATTGATGGCAGGTGCCAAAGAGAGGGGAGGACTGGAATCCCGAGTTACTGGTTTGATAAGTGAAGTGCAGAAAGCAG GTGATATCATACTCTTTATTGATGAAGTTCATACACTGATTGGTTCTGGCAGTGTTGGAAGAGGAAACAATAGTTCTGGTCTTGATATTGCTAACTTGTTGAAGCCTGCCCTTGGTAGAGGTGAATTGCAG TGCATTGCTTCAACAACTTTAGATGAACATAAGACACATTTTGATAAGGATAAAGCTTTAGCTCGACGATTCCAACCAGTTCTCATAAACGAACCTAGCCAG GAGGATGCTGTGAAGATCTTGCTGGGTTTACGTGAGAAATATGAGATCCATCACAAGTGTACATTCACATTAGAAGCCATAAATGCTGCAGTATACCTCTCAGCAAGATATATTCCAGATAGACATCTTCCTGATAAAGCAATTGATCTGATTGATGAAGCCGGTAGCAGAGCTCATATGGATGCattcaagaagaagaaggaagagcagATTTCTGTGCTCTTAAAGTCACCCGAAGAATACTGGCGAGAGATTAGAGCTGTCCAGGCAATGCATGACATG GTGTTGGCAAATAAAACTACAGATGATTCTGAAACTTTGGTTGATGTCAAGGAGGTCTCAGAATTTTCTATCCCATACTCACAAGATTATGACGG ACAAGTTATTGTTGGACCAGAGGAAATAGCCACAGTTGTTTCTCTTTGGTCAGGAATCCCAGTTCAGCAGCTCAATGCAGATGAAAGAAAGCTTCTAGTTGGCCTGGATGAGGAACTTAGAAAACGGGTAATTGGCCAGGATGATGCTGTGAATGCCATATCTCGAGCTGTGAAGCGATCACGTGTTGGCCTGAAGGATCCTGACAGACCTATTGCTGCAATGCTCTTCTGTGGCCCAACTGGAGTTGGTAAAACCGAGCTGACAAAAGCATTAGCAGCATCCTACTTTGgatcg GAGGACGCAATGCTGCGATTGGATATGAGCGAGTACATGGAGCGGCATACTGTGAGCAAGCTTATAGGATCTCCGCCAGGTTACATTGGGTATGGAGATGGTGGTACTTTGACTGAAGCAGTTAGGAGAAGACCTTTCACAGTGATTTTGCTTGACGAGATAGAGAAAGCTCACCCTGACATATTTAATATTCTCCTCCAAGTGTTTGAAGATGGTCACCTAACCGACTCTCAG GGGCGGAGAGTTTCATTCAAGAACACATTGATTGTCATGACATCTAATGTGGGATCTGAAGCAATTTCCAAGGGTAAACGGAGCATAGGATTCTTGATTGCAGAAGACACAGTATCTAACTCATATGCATCGATGAAAGCACTAGTGATGGAAGAGTTGAAGGCATACTTCCGGCCTGAGCTACTCAACAGAATTGATGAGGTCGTCGTGTTCCGCTCGCTTGAGCAAACTCAG ATGCTGGCaattttgaatataatgcttgaaCAAGTCAAGAGTAGGCTGTCGTCTCTTGGAATCGGTCTGGAGGTATCAGATGCCATCATGAACTTGGTGTGCGAACAAGGGTTTGATAGAAACTACGGTGCAAGGCCTCTGAGAAGGGCCGTCACTCAGATCATCGAGGATGTCATTAGCGAGGCGATTCTCGCGGGAGATTACAAACCTGGTGACACTCTTACGCTGGACGTTGATGGCACAGGAAACCCTGTCGTGAATCAGCTACCTGATCAGTCGATCCACTGGTCTGATGCCACAGTATAG